The following are encoded in a window of Arthrobacter sp. NicSoilB4 genomic DNA:
- a CDS encoding mandelate racemase/muconate lactonizing enzyme family protein: MTSVDLIRHVKLSTARLPLAVPISDAKVFTGRQKPMTEVVFLFAEITTEQGHSGIGFSYSKRAGGPAQYAHAREVAEGIIGEDPNDIGKLYTKLLWAGASVGRSGVATQALAAIDIALYDLKSKRAGLPLAKFLGSYRDSVQTYNTSGGFLNASLDEVKARASVLLDEGIGGIKIKVGLPDTAEDLRRVAGIREHIGWDVQLMVDANQQWDRATALRMGRQLEEFNLVWIEEPLDAYDFEGHAHLAQILDTPIATGEMLASVAEHKGLINANGCDIIQPDAPRVGGITQFLRLAALADERGLGLAPHFAMEIHLHLAAAYPREPWVEHFDWLDPLFNERLETKNGRMLVPDRPGLGITLSDQARAWTTESVEFGK; the protein is encoded by the coding sequence ATGACCAGCGTTGATCTGATCCGCCACGTAAAGCTTTCCACCGCACGGCTGCCGCTCGCCGTTCCCATCAGCGACGCGAAGGTGTTCACCGGACGCCAGAAACCCATGACCGAAGTGGTCTTCCTCTTCGCCGAAATCACCACCGAGCAGGGCCACAGCGGCATCGGCTTCAGCTACTCCAAGCGCGCCGGCGGCCCGGCCCAGTACGCCCACGCCCGGGAGGTCGCCGAAGGCATCATCGGGGAGGACCCGAACGACATCGGCAAGCTGTACACCAAGCTCCTCTGGGCGGGGGCCTCCGTCGGCCGGTCCGGCGTCGCCACCCAGGCACTCGCCGCCATTGACATCGCCCTCTACGACCTCAAGTCCAAGCGCGCCGGACTGCCGCTGGCCAAGTTCCTCGGCTCCTACCGGGACTCGGTGCAGACCTACAACACCTCCGGCGGCTTCCTCAACGCCTCCCTCGACGAGGTCAAGGCCCGTGCCAGCGTCCTCCTGGACGAGGGAATCGGCGGCATCAAGATCAAGGTGGGCCTGCCGGACACGGCCGAGGACCTCCGCCGCGTTGCCGGCATCCGTGAACACATCGGCTGGGACGTGCAGCTGATGGTCGACGCAAACCAGCAGTGGGACCGCGCCACTGCTTTGCGGATGGGCCGCCAGCTGGAGGAATTCAACCTCGTCTGGATCGAGGAGCCCCTCGACGCCTACGACTTCGAAGGCCACGCACACCTCGCCCAGATCCTTGACACCCCCATCGCCACCGGTGAAATGCTGGCCTCTGTCGCCGAACACAAGGGCCTTATCAATGCCAACGGCTGCGACATTATCCAGCCCGACGCACCGCGCGTCGGCGGCATCACGCAGTTCCTCCGCCTCGCCGCCCTGGCGGACGAGCGGGGACTCGGCCTGGCCCCGCACTTTGCCATGGAAATCCACCTACACCTCGCCGCAGCGTACCCGCGCGAACCGTGGGTGGAGCACTTCGACTGGCTGGACCCGCTCTTCAACGAACGGCTCGAAACCAAGAACGGCCGCATGCTGGTTCCGGACCGCCCCGGCCTGGGCATTACGCTCAGCGACCAGGCGCGGGCCTGGACGACGGAGTCAGTGGAATTCGGCAAGTAA
- a CDS encoding MBL fold metallo-hydrolase, with amino-acid sequence MTDLDLDVRWHAGTPFRGSSAAPPIQVHMAAPDTVLLRQSFASNFEAPFLYLLFGEERAFLLDTGATADAAAFPLRATVDALMEDWLRSHPNDGYELIVAHSHAHGDHVAADGQFTDRPNTRLVGHSAEDVAAFFGIGGWPRGTARVDLGGRVLEMIPTPGHHPSAVAVYDGATGMLLTGDTVYPGRLYVQDFPAFQESLRTLSDFSALHPVSVVLGAHIEMPARPFRDFPLGSTWHPNEAPLPMTARDLESVRHAAARIAGRPGAHRFANFIIWNGPCRRESAVQTVRLLLFRAFGLFRAFGR; translated from the coding sequence GTGACGGACCTCGATCTCGACGTGCGCTGGCATGCGGGGACGCCGTTCCGCGGAAGCAGCGCAGCACCGCCGATCCAGGTGCACATGGCCGCGCCCGACACGGTTCTGCTCCGGCAGAGCTTCGCCAGCAATTTCGAGGCGCCTTTCCTCTACCTGCTTTTCGGCGAGGAGCGCGCGTTCCTCCTCGATACGGGCGCGACGGCGGACGCCGCCGCGTTTCCACTCCGGGCGACAGTTGACGCCCTCATGGAGGACTGGCTGCGCAGCCATCCCAACGACGGTTACGAACTCATCGTCGCCCACTCGCATGCCCACGGGGACCACGTCGCTGCGGACGGGCAGTTCACAGACCGGCCGAACACCAGGCTTGTGGGACATTCAGCCGAGGACGTCGCCGCGTTCTTCGGGATCGGCGGCTGGCCCCGGGGCACGGCCCGCGTCGACCTTGGCGGCCGTGTTCTTGAGATGATCCCGACGCCGGGCCACCATCCTTCCGCCGTCGCCGTCTACGACGGGGCCACCGGGATGCTGCTCACGGGAGATACGGTCTATCCGGGCCGGCTCTATGTGCAGGACTTTCCGGCGTTCCAGGAGTCGCTGCGCACGCTCTCCGATTTCAGTGCCTTGCATCCGGTCAGCGTGGTGCTCGGCGCCCACATTGAAATGCCGGCCCGGCCGTTCAGGGACTTTCCGCTCGGCTCGACCTGGCACCCCAATGAGGCGCCGCTCCCGATGACGGCCCGGGACCTGGAGTCGGTCAGGCATGCGGCCGCCCGGATCGCCGGCCGCCCCGGGGCTCACCGGTTCGCCAACTTCATCATCTGGAACGGGCCCTGCCGGCGGGAGTCCGCGGTCCAGACGGTCAGGCTCCTTCTGTTCAGGGCATTTGGCCTGTTCAGGGCATTTGGCCGGTAG
- a CDS encoding helix-turn-helix domain-containing protein codes for MEVSTQPGTSAIEGADGIFPAGCPSRTVLDHVSSKWGVLILVALWNGPQRWSELRRRAEGISEKMLAQTLKTLEGDGFLRRDAQPVIPPRVDYSLTERGRGLVAVLLPLVTWIAEHAGEIVDSPAAVNRESTP; via the coding sequence ATGGAAGTAAGTACACAGCCGGGCACATCCGCCATCGAGGGCGCGGACGGGATCTTTCCCGCCGGTTGCCCCAGCCGCACGGTCCTGGACCACGTCTCCAGCAAATGGGGTGTACTGATCCTGGTAGCGCTGTGGAATGGTCCGCAGCGCTGGAGCGAACTGCGCCGCCGGGCTGAAGGCATCAGCGAGAAGATGCTCGCCCAAACACTCAAGACGCTCGAAGGGGACGGCTTCCTCCGCCGCGATGCCCAGCCGGTTATCCCGCCCAGGGTCGACTACAGCCTCACCGAGCGCGGCCGCGGGCTTGTTGCCGTACTGCTCCCGCTGGTCACCTGGATAGCCGAGCACGCGGGCGAAATCGTCGACTCCCCCGCAGCCGTGAACAGGGAATCCACACCGTGA
- a CDS encoding alanine racemase: MSSPIQHQSGLDSDVAAGRIAAPAYPQLRLNLEALDSNIRVMAAWCRQRGVDLAPHVKTTMSAPIIARQMASGAVGVTVATVDQAGSALGWGHRHVLVANEVVDRHGLMRLRSWLEEDPGLEISCFVDSAAGVDAAARVFAGSDVTLGVLVDVGTPDGRTGARTLQDALGLAELVHGTPGLRLAGVAGYEGVVPNTREESTIAAVDRHCRLVRDVFVAAAPYFESAAPVYSMGGSAFPDRVAEHLPDDGLVPGTRIIFRSGCYVTHDHGTYAGVSPVPDLVPALTVRAVVLSTPEEGMAVVGAGKRDLPYDAGLPVFLSARTADGAPKAGTAGVVRNLFDHHAVLTGVSGLGVTDVVDLGISHPCSAFDRWPEYVVTDSNGQTLDVWHTDFRRSSLAAATATGQMP, translated from the coding sequence GTGAGCAGCCCGATCCAGCACCAGAGCGGACTTGACAGTGACGTGGCGGCAGGGAGGATCGCAGCCCCGGCCTACCCGCAGTTGCGGCTCAACCTCGAGGCCCTCGACTCCAACATCCGGGTGATGGCTGCCTGGTGCCGGCAACGGGGCGTGGACCTCGCCCCGCACGTCAAGACAACGATGTCCGCACCGATCATCGCGCGCCAGATGGCTTCGGGCGCCGTCGGGGTCACTGTCGCCACCGTGGACCAGGCCGGCTCGGCACTGGGCTGGGGGCACCGGCACGTCCTCGTCGCCAATGAGGTGGTCGACCGGCACGGCCTGATGCGCCTTCGCTCATGGCTGGAGGAAGATCCCGGGCTTGAAATCAGCTGCTTTGTGGATTCGGCTGCCGGTGTCGATGCGGCGGCCCGGGTTTTCGCCGGATCGGACGTCACCCTTGGCGTGCTGGTCGACGTCGGAACACCCGACGGACGCACTGGAGCCCGGACCCTGCAGGACGCCCTTGGCCTCGCTGAACTGGTCCATGGCACACCCGGCCTCCGGCTCGCCGGCGTTGCCGGGTACGAGGGCGTTGTGCCCAACACCAGGGAGGAGTCCACTATCGCAGCCGTCGACCGGCACTGCAGGCTGGTGCGGGACGTGTTCGTGGCAGCCGCACCGTACTTTGAGAGCGCCGCCCCGGTCTACTCCATGGGCGGGTCCGCGTTCCCGGACCGCGTGGCGGAACACCTTCCCGATGACGGTCTGGTGCCCGGTACCCGGATCATTTTCCGGTCCGGCTGCTACGTCACCCACGATCACGGAACCTACGCCGGCGTCAGCCCGGTTCCTGACCTGGTTCCCGCTCTCACGGTCCGGGCCGTTGTCCTGTCCACCCCCGAAGAGGGAATGGCCGTCGTCGGCGCCGGCAAACGGGACCTGCCGTACGACGCCGGACTGCCGGTCTTCCTGTCAGCCCGGACCGCGGACGGTGCCCCGAAGGCCGGGACGGCCGGCGTCGTGCGCAATCTTTTCGACCATCACGCAGTCCTCACCGGGGTGAGCGGGCTGGGCGTCACGGATGTGGTCGACTTGGGGATCTCACACCCCTGCTCCGCCTTCGACCGCTGGCCCGAATACGTCGTCACCGACAGCAACGGACAAACCCTTGATGTGTGGCACACAGACTTTCGCCGGTCCTCCCTGGCGGCGGCGACCGCTACCGGCCAAATGCCCTGA
- a CDS encoding MFS transporter, with amino-acid sequence MQSVDTAVTDVATATKKFFKRVLPILLVMLVCNQLNRSNIGYAQAQLEADVGIGAAAYGLGAGLFFIAYAIFELPSNVMMEKYGAKVWLSRIMVSWGIVAFLMAFVQDETMFYVLRFLLGAAEAGFFPAVIFYFARWVPAGQRGKATAIFIAGSSVAAAISGPIAGLLLSLNSVLGLRGWQWLFGFEGMLSVAVGAVVFFLLDARVQDATWLSDGEKSALGAAIAAEDARHVSAGEGRLDRWKMLLNPQILLLCGIYFAIQLSVYANTFWLPSIIRRIPGTTDLSVGFLSAVPWVCAIVAMYFAARWQDKAKSRRPLLAVALLVAAAGTLAAAVASPALALVFLSVAAMGFKSATPLFWTIPQSGLHPLVLAPAIAVINSLGNLGGFVAPFGFGVIKEQTGSVTPGLFALAAASTLAAGLVCFVKERRTERGPRAQHGAGRIQEAVTAP; translated from the coding sequence ATGCAGTCTGTCGACACCGCCGTCACGGACGTGGCAACCGCCACGAAAAAGTTCTTTAAGCGCGTGCTTCCCATCCTGCTGGTCATGCTCGTGTGCAACCAGCTCAACCGCTCGAACATCGGCTACGCCCAGGCACAGCTGGAAGCCGACGTGGGCATCGGTGCCGCGGCCTACGGCCTGGGCGCCGGCCTGTTCTTCATCGCCTATGCCATCTTTGAGCTGCCCAGCAACGTCATGATGGAGAAGTACGGTGCGAAGGTCTGGTTGTCCCGGATCATGGTCAGCTGGGGCATCGTCGCGTTCCTGATGGCCTTCGTGCAGGACGAGACGATGTTCTATGTCCTGCGGTTCCTCCTCGGCGCCGCGGAGGCGGGTTTCTTCCCCGCAGTCATTTTCTACTTCGCCCGCTGGGTCCCGGCCGGCCAGCGCGGCAAGGCCACGGCAATCTTCATCGCCGGGTCCTCCGTCGCCGCCGCCATCTCGGGGCCGATCGCCGGACTGCTGCTAAGCCTTAACAGCGTCCTGGGCCTTCGCGGCTGGCAGTGGCTGTTCGGGTTCGAGGGAATGCTCTCCGTGGCGGTCGGGGCCGTGGTGTTCTTCCTGCTGGACGCAAGAGTCCAGGACGCCACGTGGCTCAGCGACGGCGAAAAGTCCGCGCTTGGCGCTGCCATCGCCGCTGAGGACGCCCGGCACGTCAGCGCCGGGGAAGGACGGCTGGACCGCTGGAAGATGCTCCTGAATCCGCAGATCCTGCTGCTGTGCGGCATCTACTTCGCCATCCAGCTCTCCGTCTACGCCAACACCTTCTGGCTCCCCAGCATCATCCGGCGGATCCCGGGCACCACGGACCTCAGCGTGGGGTTCCTTTCCGCCGTTCCATGGGTCTGCGCCATCGTTGCGATGTATTTTGCGGCGCGGTGGCAGGACAAGGCGAAATCCAGGCGCCCCCTCCTGGCGGTTGCCCTGCTGGTCGCCGCGGCCGGGACCCTCGCGGCCGCCGTCGCTTCCCCGGCGCTGGCGCTGGTCTTCCTGTCCGTCGCAGCCATGGGCTTCAAGAGTGCGACTCCGCTGTTCTGGACCATCCCCCAGTCGGGCCTGCATCCGTTGGTCCTCGCGCCGGCCATCGCAGTCATCAACTCGCTGGGAAACCTGGGCGGCTTCGTGGCCCCCTTCGGTTTCGGCGTCATCAAGGAACAGACGGGAAGCGTGACGCCTGGGCTCTTCGCCCTGGCAGCGGCGTCCACGCTTGCCGCCGGACTTGTCTGTTTCGTGAAGGAACGCCGGACCGAAAGGGGCCCGCGGGCACAGCACGGGGCCGGCCGGATTCAGGAAGCGGTCACCGCCCCGTAG
- a CDS encoding AEC family transporter, whose translation MGGVVSGILIVSAVIAVGYVAARLRVLGPEVQGALTRTAFYVTNPALLFTVVSGSDIRAALGTDAPLALLSAAAVGLLYCLLSFLFFRRPVAETAVGAMASSYANANNIGIPVSLYAVGTAQHVAPVLLVQILVMAPFYLTVLGLAGGARISWKKLLIQPVANPMIIASGLGAAVALTGWSAPELLQKPIDMLAGGAVPMVLLAFGLSLAGRAPLQKGDGRTETLVATALKLAGMPLIVWALGRFVFGLEGQHLLASVIMAALPTAQNVFLFASPYGRGVTMARDVILCTTVLSAGALLAVAWLLG comes from the coding sequence TTGGGCGGCGTTGTCTCCGGAATCCTGATCGTCTCCGCCGTCATCGCCGTCGGCTATGTCGCCGCCCGGCTGCGGGTCCTGGGACCCGAAGTACAAGGCGCCCTCACCCGCACAGCCTTCTACGTCACCAACCCGGCGCTGCTGTTCACCGTGGTGTCCGGCAGCGACATCCGCGCCGCGCTCGGTACGGATGCCCCGCTGGCGCTGCTGTCCGCAGCGGCAGTGGGGCTTCTCTATTGCCTGCTCAGCTTCCTGTTTTTCCGGCGGCCCGTCGCCGAAACCGCCGTCGGCGCCATGGCCAGCAGCTACGCAAACGCCAACAACATCGGCATCCCCGTGTCGCTCTACGCCGTGGGCACGGCACAGCATGTGGCCCCGGTGCTGCTGGTGCAGATCCTGGTCATGGCCCCGTTCTACCTCACCGTCCTGGGACTGGCCGGCGGAGCCAGGATCTCCTGGAAAAAGCTGCTGATCCAGCCGGTCGCGAATCCGATGATCATCGCCTCCGGGCTGGGCGCCGCCGTTGCCCTGACCGGCTGGAGCGCTCCGGAGCTCCTCCAGAAACCCATCGACATGCTCGCCGGCGGGGCCGTCCCAATGGTCCTGCTCGCCTTTGGCCTCTCCCTGGCCGGGCGGGCACCGCTGCAGAAGGGCGACGGCCGGACCGAGACGCTGGTCGCCACCGCCCTGAAACTTGCCGGAATGCCGCTCATCGTGTGGGCACTGGGACGCTTCGTCTTTGGCCTGGAGGGCCAGCACCTGCTCGCCAGCGTCATCATGGCGGCACTGCCGACCGCCCAGAATGTGTTCCTCTTCGCCTCCCCCTACGGCCGGGGCGTCACGATGGCCCGTGACGTGATCCTCTGCACCACAGTCCTCAGCGCCGGCGCGCTGCTGGCTGTCGCGTGGCTGCTGGGCTGA
- a CDS encoding NUDIX domain-containing protein, whose product MTVRSAGILLYRRGAGPEVEVWIAHMGGPFWARKDARAWSIPKGEYLNDEDPLAAARREFAEEMGTPAPSVDYVRLGAFRQPSGKVITVFTAEAGSYAPEQIVSNTFALEWPRGSGIVRDYPEVDAARWAGESVARTKLVSGQLPILDALVDHLAGHEK is encoded by the coding sequence GTGACGGTCCGGAGTGCAGGGATTCTGCTGTATCGCCGGGGCGCAGGGCCAGAAGTCGAGGTGTGGATAGCCCACATGGGCGGACCGTTCTGGGCACGCAAGGACGCCCGCGCCTGGTCGATTCCCAAGGGCGAATACCTCAACGACGAGGACCCGCTGGCCGCCGCGCGGCGCGAGTTCGCCGAGGAAATGGGGACTCCCGCGCCGTCCGTCGACTACGTCCGGCTGGGTGCCTTCCGGCAACCCTCGGGCAAGGTCATCACAGTCTTCACGGCTGAAGCCGGCTCTTACGCTCCCGAGCAGATCGTGAGCAACACCTTTGCGCTGGAATGGCCGAGGGGATCCGGCATTGTCCGGGACTACCCCGAAGTCGACGCCGCCAGGTGGGCCGGAGAGTCCGTGGCCCGCACCAAGCTGGTCAGCGGCCAGCTGCCGATCCTCGACGCGCTCGTGGACCATTTGGCGGGCCACGAAAAGTAG
- a CDS encoding FadR/GntR family transcriptional regulator — translation MSRNLTADLAADLRMRIVDGVIQPGDKLPSENTLIGEFGVSRTVVRSALTRLQAEGLVETERGRGSFALTPPPSDTQPAPGSRPVASLEDRAKLLEFRIGVESEAAALAARNHSERQLHAARAALEEFTASGAHPAHAMKSDYEFHRAIAAATGNPFYSDCLASLGQTMIAMPRTRLITGGEHYVKEHFEQVVLEHESIYAAIAEGDGPSSSAAMRTHLANSRRRLRTPASGRRDES, via the coding sequence ATGAGCCGGAACCTGACCGCGGACCTCGCCGCCGATCTTCGCATGCGCATAGTCGACGGCGTGATCCAGCCGGGCGACAAGCTCCCCAGCGAGAACACCTTGATCGGCGAGTTCGGCGTCAGCCGGACTGTAGTCCGTTCCGCGCTCACCCGCCTGCAGGCGGAAGGACTCGTCGAAACCGAACGGGGGCGGGGCAGCTTCGCACTGACCCCTCCCCCGTCAGACACGCAACCGGCACCCGGAAGCCGGCCGGTGGCCAGCCTGGAAGACCGCGCAAAGCTGCTCGAGTTCCGCATCGGCGTCGAATCCGAGGCCGCCGCCCTGGCGGCCCGCAACCATTCGGAACGGCAACTGCACGCGGCCCGGGCGGCGCTGGAGGAATTCACGGCCAGCGGCGCCCACCCGGCGCATGCCATGAAATCGGACTACGAGTTCCACCGGGCCATTGCGGCCGCCACCGGCAACCCGTTCTATTCCGACTGCCTGGCCTCGCTGGGACAGACGATGATCGCGATGCCCCGGACCCGCCTCATCACCGGCGGGGAACACTACGTGAAGGAGCATTTCGAGCAGGTCGTGCTGGAACACGAATCCATCTACGCCGCCATCGCGGAAGGCGACGGACCGTCGTCGTCGGCCGCCATGCGGACCCACCTGGCCAACTCCCGACGCCGGCTCCGCACGCCCGCTTCCGGCCGCCGGGACGAAAGCTAG
- a CDS encoding SDR family oxidoreductase has translation MTIVITGATGQLGRLVVEALLDQNVPAGHIVAAGRDLAKVADLAERGVQVRKVDYSDPESLRQAFSGAEKVLLISGSEVGQRLEQHRNAITAAKEAGVGLIAYTSIANAGSTGMQLAAEHEATEAALEESGLPFTLLRNGWYLENYTDRLGSYVQHGAVLGSAGEGRVSAATRADYAHAAASVLLLEGQAGRVYELGGDVPFTLGELAEEVSSAAGQPVPYQDLPVEQYAKVLVEVGLPEAYAAILADSDSGIARGELLVTSGDLSRLIGRPTTSLREAVRAATGR, from the coding sequence ATGACCATTGTTATCACCGGCGCCACCGGACAGCTCGGACGCCTCGTTGTCGAAGCCCTCCTCGATCAGAACGTGCCTGCGGGGCACATCGTGGCCGCGGGCCGGGACCTGGCCAAAGTCGCGGACCTCGCCGAGCGGGGCGTCCAGGTCCGGAAGGTCGACTACAGCGACCCCGAGTCGCTGCGCCAGGCATTCTCGGGGGCCGAAAAGGTGCTGCTGATCTCCGGCAGCGAGGTGGGCCAGCGGCTGGAGCAGCACCGGAACGCCATCACGGCCGCCAAGGAAGCCGGCGTCGGGCTGATCGCCTACACCAGCATCGCCAACGCCGGCAGCACCGGCATGCAGCTGGCGGCCGAGCATGAGGCCACGGAGGCAGCCCTGGAAGAGTCCGGGCTGCCGTTCACACTGCTGCGCAACGGCTGGTACCTGGAAAACTACACCGATCGGCTGGGCAGCTACGTCCAGCACGGCGCCGTGCTCGGCAGCGCCGGGGAGGGACGCGTCAGCGCCGCCACCCGCGCCGACTACGCCCACGCAGCCGCGTCCGTGCTGCTCCTCGAAGGCCAGGCCGGAAGGGTTTACGAGCTCGGCGGCGACGTGCCGTTCACCCTGGGCGAGCTGGCTGAGGAAGTCAGCTCCGCTGCCGGACAGCCGGTGCCCTACCAGGACCTGCCCGTGGAGCAGTACGCGAAGGTGCTGGTGGAGGTTGGCCTGCCGGAGGCATACGCGGCCATCCTCGCCGACAGCGACAGTGGCATCGCCCGCGGCGAGCTGCTGGTGACCAGCGGGGACCTCAGCCGGCTTATCGGGCGGCCCACAACGTCCCTGCGGGAAGCCGTCCGGGCTGCTACGGGGCGGTGA
- a CDS encoding GYD domain-containing protein, with amino-acid sequence MPLYLSKFSYTPETWARMIRNPEDRGKAAQAYIESVGGKLHGFWYAFGSHDGYNLWEAPDNVSMAAVALAITGGGALGSLETTVLLTVDETLDALRMAAEVGYRAPGA; translated from the coding sequence ATGCCGCTCTACCTGTCGAAGTTCAGCTACACCCCTGAGACCTGGGCCAGGATGATCAGGAACCCGGAGGACCGCGGAAAGGCCGCCCAGGCCTACATCGAATCAGTGGGGGGCAAGCTCCACGGTTTCTGGTATGCCTTCGGCAGCCACGACGGCTACAACCTGTGGGAGGCCCCGGACAACGTCTCCATGGCCGCCGTGGCGCTCGCCATCACCGGCGGCGGTGCCCTGGGCTCACTGGAAACAACAGTGCTCTTGACCGTCGACGAAACCCTGGACGCCCTCCGGATGGCCGCCGAGGTCGGATACCGGGCTCCCGGCGCCTGA
- a CDS encoding enolase C-terminal domain-like protein, whose protein sequence is MTTQPTIAHVEVVPVAGHDSMLMNLSGAHGPFFTRNIVIVTDSDGRTGLGEVPGGEKIRSTIEEAGKLINGRPVARYRSLLRGISAEFADRDAGGRGLQTFDLRTTVHAVTAVESALLDLHGQFLGVPVAELLGDGQQRSSVPMLGYLFFVGDHQRTDLPYLVEEAPSDRWETLRRQEAMTPDAVVALAEAAQERYGFSDFKLKGGVLSGDAEVDVVTALAKRFPEARITLDPNGGWLLDEAIRLGKRMQGVVAYAEDPCGAEGRFSGREVMAEFRRATGLRTATNMIATDWREMSHAIRSNAVDIPLADPHFWTMHGSVRVAQMCHEFGLTWGSHSNNHFDISLAMFTHTGAAAPGEITALDTHWIWQDGQGLTKQPLQIRDGSIDVPDAPGLGIELDRDALAKAHQLYLEHGLDARDDSIGMQYYVDGWAFDPKRPCLVR, encoded by the coding sequence GTGACAACCCAGCCCACCATTGCCCATGTTGAAGTGGTCCCGGTCGCGGGTCACGACAGCATGCTGATGAACCTCAGCGGCGCGCACGGCCCGTTCTTCACCCGCAACATCGTAATCGTGACGGACTCGGACGGCCGCACCGGCCTCGGCGAGGTACCGGGCGGCGAAAAGATCCGCAGCACCATCGAGGAAGCCGGCAAGCTGATCAACGGGCGGCCCGTGGCACGGTACCGTTCGCTGCTGCGCGGGATTTCGGCCGAGTTCGCGGACCGTGATGCCGGCGGCCGGGGTCTCCAGACCTTCGACCTGCGCACCACCGTCCACGCCGTCACCGCCGTCGAATCGGCACTCCTGGACCTGCACGGGCAGTTCCTCGGCGTCCCCGTCGCGGAACTCCTGGGCGACGGGCAGCAACGGAGTTCGGTGCCGATGCTCGGATACCTCTTCTTCGTCGGCGACCACCAGCGGACGGATCTTCCGTACCTTGTGGAGGAGGCGCCGTCGGACCGGTGGGAAACGCTGCGCCGCCAGGAGGCCATGACCCCCGACGCCGTCGTGGCCCTCGCCGAAGCCGCGCAGGAGCGCTATGGCTTCAGCGACTTCAAGCTCAAGGGCGGCGTGCTCTCCGGCGACGCCGAAGTGGACGTCGTCACGGCCCTGGCCAAACGTTTCCCGGAGGCGCGGATCACCCTCGACCCCAACGGCGGCTGGCTCCTGGACGAGGCGATCCGGCTGGGCAAGCGCATGCAGGGCGTTGTGGCCTACGCCGAGGACCCCTGCGGCGCCGAGGGCCGGTTCTCCGGCCGAGAGGTGATGGCGGAGTTCCGCCGCGCCACCGGGCTCAGGACGGCGACCAACATGATTGCGACGGACTGGCGGGAAATGTCCCATGCCATCCGGAGCAACGCCGTCGACATTCCGCTGGCCGACCCGCATTTCTGGACCATGCACGGCTCCGTCCGCGTGGCGCAGATGTGCCACGAGTTCGGCCTGACCTGGGGCTCGCACTCGAACAACCACTTCGACATCTCCCTCGCCATGTTCACGCACACCGGAGCGGCGGCTCCGGGCGAGATCACGGCGCTGGACACGCACTGGATCTGGCAGGACGGCCAGGGGCTGACCAAGCAGCCGCTGCAGATCCGTGACGGCTCCATCGACGTTCCGGATGCCCCGGGGCTTGGAATCGAGCTGGACCGCGACGCCCTCGCCAAGGCACACCAGCTGTACCTCGAACACGGGCTCGATGCCCGGGACGACAGCATCGGCATGCAGTACTACGTCGACGGCTGGGCCTTCGACCCGAAGCGGCCCTGCCTCGTCCGGTAG